Proteins co-encoded in one Nostoc sp. KVJ3 genomic window:
- the mobV gene encoding MobV family relaxase yields MAYAIARLKKLKRGNISGSASHTARERETPNADPTQKNIRFIGSLNPEERLEDLVLAKIGENEQKRKIRTDAVYCVELLLSASPSYFRPDCPTQAGYYEPQKLDNWVEATHQWLADGYGSRIVRAELHLDEATPHIHAYFVPLDDQGQLRCNHFFDGRQKIQQFQDSYYQTMRLIGLERGIKGSRAKHQDIKDFYRIVEEGRDLEVDELSAEHLLAKAADRDRANQRKQEMEATAKALSLENDQLRRRIEQLEQENQSIKKLTEWSTDLALDDVAWELGLNYDRDRWRGHGHIINIDGSKFSDLAPDSYFEGSNAIDLVKHVNQCNQTTAIAWLGERFGEVGAKRAAIAHAQKVTADIIQTQPAPQFTPPIEDKANWSGVEHYLTQKRGIPSDCVQMLHNQGLVYADSKANVVFVMRDLNGKTKGAFLEGTANNFSGYELGTVRRDSWFYFTLGKKPSEQTSTVVLSDSPIDTISVAMLEYQVKGIPENRTVYMAVDDTSNLPVERLRNVPCVQVAFSQSTVARAVKELLPHSTQLKCESRDWNTQLINFSHQLQQRYSQQKHEELEL; encoded by the coding sequence ATGGCATACGCGATCGCGCGATTAAAAAAATTAAAGCGGGGTAACATATCAGGGAGTGCATCTCACACTGCACGAGAAAGAGAAACCCCTAATGCAGATCCCACTCAAAAAAATATTCGGTTCATCGGTAGCCTCAACCCAGAGGAACGACTAGAGGATTTAGTCTTAGCCAAGATAGGGGAAAACGAGCAGAAGCGGAAGATTCGCACTGATGCGGTGTACTGCGTGGAGTTACTGTTGAGTGCATCGCCTAGTTATTTCCGTCCCGACTGCCCCACCCAAGCCGGTTACTATGAACCACAAAAGTTGGATAACTGGGTAGAAGCGACTCACCAGTGGTTAGCGGATGGATATGGATCTCGCATTGTCCGCGCCGAGTTACACCTGGACGAAGCCACACCCCATATTCACGCTTATTTTGTCCCCCTTGATGATCAAGGACAGCTACGGTGCAATCATTTCTTTGACGGGCGGCAGAAAATCCAACAATTTCAAGATTCTTACTACCAGACAATGCGGTTAATTGGGTTGGAGCGCGGTATTAAAGGAAGCAGAGCAAAGCACCAGGACATCAAGGATTTTTACCGCATTGTGGAGGAAGGGCGCGATTTAGAAGTTGATGAGCTAAGTGCAGAACATCTTTTAGCCAAAGCTGCCGACCGAGACAGGGCGAATCAGCGTAAACAGGAAATGGAAGCTACAGCCAAAGCTCTCTCACTTGAGAATGACCAATTACGGAGGCGCATAGAGCAATTGGAGCAAGAGAATCAATCAATAAAAAAACTTACCGAGTGGTCAACTGATTTAGCTTTGGATGATGTTGCTTGGGAGTTAGGGCTAAATTATGATCGTGACCGATGGAGGGGTCACGGACACATCATCAATATAGATGGCTCTAAATTTAGCGACCTTGCTCCCGATTCTTATTTTGAAGGTAGTAATGCAATTGATTTGGTGAAACACGTTAATCAATGCAACCAAACAACTGCGATCGCATGGCTAGGGGAAAGATTTGGTGAAGTCGGCGCAAAACGTGCAGCGATCGCTCATGCTCAAAAAGTTACGGCTGACATTATCCAAACTCAACCAGCACCCCAATTCACCCCACCCATTGAGGATAAAGCTAATTGGTCAGGCGTTGAACATTACCTAACTCAGAAACGAGGCATACCCTCTGATTGTGTACAAATGTTACATAACCAGGGACTAGTTTATGCCGACTCAAAAGCAAATGTAGTGTTTGTGATGCGGGATCTCAATGGAAAAACCAAAGGAGCATTTTTAGAAGGGACAGCTAATAATTTCTCTGGTTATGAGTTAGGTACAGTTCGCCGTGATAGCTGGTTTTACTTTACTTTGGGGAAAAAGCCTAGCGAACAAACTAGTACTGTCGTACTGTCTGACTCTCCCATTGACACCATTTCAGTAGCCATGCTGGAATATCAGGTTAAAGGAATACCAGAAAACAGAACAGTTTACATGGCAGTAGATGACACTTCAAATTTACCTGTTGAAAGATTACGTAATGTTCCTTGTGTACAGGTAGCTTTTAGTCAATCAACAGTGGCACGGGCTGTTAAAGAACTACTGCCACACTCGACTCAACTCAAGTGCGAAAGTCGGGATTGGAATACGCAGTTAATCAATTTCTCCCATCAATTACAACAACGTTATTCACAACAAAAACACGAGGAATTAGAGCTATAG